Genomic window (Phacochoerus africanus isolate WHEZ1 chromosome 1, ROS_Pafr_v1, whole genome shotgun sequence):
GATGCTGCCTCTCCTGGACCTGCCCCTCTGCTCAGAGGACCTTGAGCAAATGCCCACGCCCCTATGAGCATCAAGTCTGCCACCTGGAAAATGGGAAGAACTAATATCTCGCTGCTACTGCCAGTGAGCTGTTAAGTGAGATGAAATCTGTCAAGaccaagtgcctggcacagctTAGGCCACCTCCAAGTGGTCATTAGGGGGCGGTCACTTCCCCTGCCATTCTAAAAGCCCCCATAAGGACAGCAATCTAGATTACAGACCTCTTGGTTTATTGTGTAAACCAaagaagtacacacacacacacacacacacacacacacccgggaCCACATTTACAAGAACTTTACCGATTGGGTTTCACACCAGCCCGTGTGTACATTTGCAGGTGTGTGCCTTCCAAAGTATTTACCGAGCACCCTCCACTGTGCTAGGCGCCACGGCGGGGGGAGGCAGGGATGGCCCTGGTGGACTCTGGAAGGCGAGTCTCCCAAGGACGACAGAAAGTATTTGTTTGCAGAGTTCTGCTTTCCAAGAGGTCTTATAGCTCACGTTTGGGCGCCAAACGCTGGCACTAGGCATTCCTTCTGGTTTCCGGATCGGGAGCGCTGGCcgaaatgcttttttcttttctttccggGAGCCTCGCCTCCCCACTGCCAGCCCCGGCCCGCCCTGCGCAAGGACGCCGCTCTCCTTGGCAGCCGGGCCGAGACTCTGCCTGAATGTGCGCAGGAACTCGGAGATGGGAAAGACCCGAATGGGAAAGAAAGGCCCGGGAGGAACCCGGGAAACAGTGGGAGGTCTGAGCCTTTGGAGCCCCGCGCAAGCCCTCCCCGGCCGGTTTGGCACAAGCTCCACCCGGGCTGCCAGGCGGCTGAGCAAAGGCCGGCCCCGACACGCACCCGGCCTTTTGTGGGAGGGAAAcacaaagaagagggaaaaacacGTCTTCCGTTTTGACGGaggaggccggcagctccaggACGTCTGGGCCAGCCAGGAACTCCCGGGGCCGAGCCCATTAGCCTCGGCGAGTGAGCACTCAATTTCGCGGGAAGAGGATGTGGCCCAGCAGCGCGCGCGCGCGGGTGGGAACCGTGGTGCAGGGGACACTCCCAGGGCGCGCACACCAGGCGCCGGGCGCAAGGCCTGGACAAGTGCCAGGATGCCTCTAGGACCCACCTGAGGGCAAGCGCCAGTGGCCAAGCTCCAGTTCCCGATTATTCCTGGAGGGGGTAGGAGGAGTCTGAGACGCCTCGAGAAGCGTACAGCGACCAACTTGTCCCTGGGCTAAAGAAACCCAGGGGACACACACCACTCCCACCTCCTCCGGAGCAACTCCAATGACGGGAGGATGTTGGAGAAGGACACTCCCGGAGAAAGGGCCCGCAGCTTTGAGCTGCCAGCCTGAGCTCCGGGAGCGGGGAGTGAGGACCGCGAGGTGCCGCTGCGCTGCCCGCGAACGGCCACCAGCGCCTCGGCTCGGTGGCACGGAGCTGGGACCCGCAGCGTCCTGATGGGCGTCCACGCAGGAACTTGGCGAGTTAGCCAGCTCTCCTGCTTCCGGACTCTGCCTTCCCAGGCTCTAAACTCGCGCCGTGCCTGAAGGGGCCCGTCAATCTTCGACCCTGCTTTTGACTCCAGTCTCTGCTGCAAGCGCGTAATCAACCGCGCACCCTCGCAGACCGCTGGTCGCCGGACAGTCGCCCGTGGCAAGCAGCAAAAGAAGGAACCGGGGCTACGGGACACGTGCCGCCCGCTGGGCTAACCTCAGCGGCCGCGACCCAGGCGCGCACGCATTGCGCCTGCTGGTGTTTATTAGACACACAGGCGTGCTCGCAAGTCCACAGCCCGGCTGATGCTCACAGCTCACACCCCCACGAATGTCCTCACTGCCAGTGGCCCGGAAAGCCCAAAGGAATGATCCTCAAATACCCGAGCTCTTCCTGCTTCCCACCCCCGCTCCCGGCGTTCTTCCAAGTGACAGATTCGCCTAATTGAACGGTTGTGGGTCATCTTCTGTAACCGTTGGACGACACATCTCCACGCTTCAGTTCTTCATGTTTTAAACACATATTTAACGGATGGCTGCAGAGCCAGCTGGGAAACACGCGGGTTGAAAAATAAAGCCCCAGAAGGCATGAGACTGGGGCAAAGGGGAGAGTCCGCTGGGTTTCCTGGTGTAGATGGGGCTGGAAGGCTTATCCAGGAAGTGAGAGCAATAACGccggtttcttttctgtgtttgtttattttgtaactttGCTACTTGAAGGCGAATTGCTTGCTAAATTTGCCTGGTTTTTAAAAGCCCTGCATACAAATTAAAAGTTTCCAAACAACGGAGGTAACGTGAGGACAGTAACAGTCcctgagagagagaaatgggaccCGTTTGTGTATCTGCAGTATAAAGGGCTAGGGTCCAGAATCCGGAGAAGCAAACAAATAGGGAAAATCTTAGAGGTCAGGGAGATGTCAGCTGCCTCTGTTATAAAGGAACCGCCAACTCTCCCATCTGCAGTCCAGGCAAGGCTGAGCGGCAAACTGGTCAGCATTTTTCCCCTGGTAGGCTTGCTGCCCACACAGTCTCTCGAttttcccatctttaaaatgggtgGGGGCGTTAGCACCACGTAACCACCTCAGCTGGTCGCTTCTCTAGACCGGGTTTAATTCTTCGTGGTCAAGGTGTTCCGGGTTTGAGAGCCAGGCAGCGACTGGTAAATGCTGCAGCGAGTGGTCAGATCTCACCGTCTGGCCCGCGGGTGTGGAGGTCTCTACCCAAGCTTGCGCCTTTTTTTTGGCAGACAAACCAGCCTGGCTCCCCTACCCCAGGGCGTGCTGACCACCTTAAAGATGGTGCAAAAAATACCCTCATCTAGTAGTTCCCATGCTGTGAGGGGGTGCTTCACCCTGAGTTCGACTCTCGCCTTGTGTTGTTAGCGTGGTTACTACGCGGAAATACCGCTTCCCTGTGTCTATACCATCGTCAACTTTATAAAGAGTTGGGATTTCCTTCCAAACAGCATTCTGGAGTTTGTCCCCTCCTTCCGTGCCGGCTTGCTCCCTGGCGAGGCCCTTGCCCCCAGGTGGGGGCGCTACCGGCCGCCGGCCAAGCTGCGGCAGCCACCACCTCCCAGAAGCGCGCTTAGAGTATGAAGAAAGTAGGAGCTTTGTGTCTGGTTTATCCGGTACATTTGGGGTTCAAAATGTGCACGTGCTGCTGAAACCCACAAGATGGGAACAGGTGGCAAGAACGCAGAGAGAGAGTGAAGCAAAGCAAAGGAGGAGATTCCAGCCCCAACTCCTGGGTCGCCTGGGTTGGCCTTACGGATCCCCAAGATCCGAACGCCATGGGTATCCGGTTAGTAAGTGTGCAGAGCCTCCAGCCCATCCCCTAGCCTCACGACGGGACCGTATTTTCCTGGACATTTGACAATATTCCCTCTCTCCCTCGCTCCCAACCGCGTTCGGCCCTCTGCACTTCCCCCGAgagcctgccctcctcctcccctttgccTCTCACACGCCCTCTCGGGGTCCTTCCTCCAGTCCCTCCCTAAGAATCTCCCGGCCGCCGGCGCCCATTGGCTGGGCGCTGGGAGGAGGCGTGTGCCGGGTCCGGCGAGTTTCATTGAGCGGAATCAGCCCGGATGACATCAGCTTCCCAGCCCCCCGGGCCGGCCCAGCTCATTGGCGCGGCGGCCCCTCCAGGACCCGCACATTGTTCCCCGCCCCCGCTTCGGCCACCGCCGCGGTCGCCGCCACCACCGGGCTATAAAAACCCGCCGAACCCGGAAAGGTGCGGATGCTGATCATAGACCAACGCGACATCGGCGCCCGGGCCGGGTTCTCTGTTGCGGCTTTGGGGAACCAGCTTCTGTAATTGCACCCACAGtaagtgcccccacccccacccccaccccccagcgaCTCTAGGCTACATCCCGGGGACAGACGCCCCTCACTTCGGCGGTGATCGGGAAGCTCCGTTAGAGGGGACCCGGATTCCGCTCCTGCCAGCCAGTTCTCCTGAGCGGCTTCGCTGCCCTGATCCTCCCCATACTCGCCGCAGCATCCCCTTCGCCCCAAAGCGAGAAATCGGGGCCAGCGACACTTGCTTCCTCTGCTCGAGTCCTTAGTCAGCTGGCGAGCCCCGTGCGGGTCCCCGACACAGCGCGTGGAATCCGAACCCCGCGCGGGCGCTGAGTGCCGGTCTCCGTGCGTGTGTTTGCTGCGCGGTGCTGATGGAGATAAAGTGGATGCGTTTGAGGAACCAAATACATAGTTCTCTTTTTTAGCCCACCCTTCCCAAGAAAAGCCCTCACTTGCCATTCGTTTATTCCAGCCCTGGAGATCCAGACTCCCCATTCCTAATAGAAGGCACAAAGCCTCTGAAATGCCACCCTCACAGAGAAGCATCCGATTCTCCCGGGATTAACAACCTGTGGATGAGAGCGgaggggaggtggcagggagggaaagagagaggttACTTAAAAGTACCTGCATGGCTCAGGAAGGAAGGCCAGAAACAGAGAGATGGACCCGGAGAGACTGGCCACCTGCGCCTGGATCCCGCGCTGTGATGCAGGCGGGAATAGCGTTTCTTTCTTACTGACCTAGCGCCTCTCGATCTCACTCTCGATTtccgtctctctgtctctctcgcttttcttcttctcttcgcCGTAGGCGTCCGTGGAAGCTCTGAGTGCCCAGGGAGGAAGGACCGCGTGAGAGCTGCGCCTATCCCTCGGGGCCATGGACTCGGACGCCAGCCTGGTGTCTAGCCGCCCATCGTCGCCAGACCCCGATGACCTTTTTCTGCCAGCCCGGAGCAAGGGCAGCGGGGGCAGCGGCTTCACGGGGGGCACCGTGTCCTCGTCCACACCGAGCGACTGCCCGCCAGAGTTGAGCACAGAGTTGCGCGGCGCCATGGGAGCAGCGGGCGGGCACCCGGGGGACAAACTGGGCGGCGGCGGCTTCAAGTCATCTTCGTCCAGCACCTCGTCGTCCACGTCGTCAGCGGCTGCGTCGTCCACCAAGAAGGACAAGAAACAGAtgactgaacctgagctgcagcagctacGCCTCAAGATCAACAGCCGCGAGCGAAAGCGGATGCACGACCTCAACATCGCCATGGACGGGCTGCGCGAGGTCATGCCCTACGCGCACGGCCCGTCCGTGCGCAAGCTCTCCAAAATCGCCACGCTGCTGCTGGCGCGCAACTACATCCTCATGCTCACCAACTCGCTGGAGGAGATGAAGCGACTGGTGAGCGAGATCTACGGCGGCCACCACGCCGGCTTCCACCCATCGGCCTGCGGCGGCCTGGCGCACTCGGCGCCCCTGCCCGCGGCCACCGCGCACCCCGCGGCCGCCGCGCACGCAGCGCACCACCCGGCCGTGCACCACCCCATCTTGCCTccggccgcggccgccgccgctgcAGCTGCGGCCGCCGCCGCGGTGTCCAGCGCCTCCCTGCCCGGCTCCGGGTTGTCATCTGTTGGCTCGATTCGGCCCCCTCACGGCCTGCTCAAGTCTCCATCGGCGGCATCAGCAGCCCCGctagggggcgggggcggcagcAGCGGGGGCAGTGGCGGCTTCCAGCACTGGGGCGGCATGCCTTGCCCTTGCAGCATGTGCCAGGTGCCACCGCCGCACCACCACGTGTCGGCCATGGGCGCCGGCAGCCTGCCGCGCCTCACCTCCGACGCCAAGTGAGCTGGCCGCTGCAGGCGCTTTCTGGCgagtggggtggggcgggggcccGGAGGCTTCGGGGAAGCAAGGACTGGCCGGCTCTGGGTACTGGGAGCTCAGTTCCTAAGAGGAGTGCAGCACcgtgggctggggggtggggacaatGGCGAGGACTCCAGCACCCAGGAACCGAAGCAGTGGAGGCGCGCATCGAACGGTGGGGGAGTGAGAGGGGCATTTGCTCTGGGACCGGGTTCAACCCTCTCTGGCTTTAAACCGCGCCACTCCGGTAAACACCGTTTTATAAGAAAGCACCGCTACCTGCACCCCTTCCtccaactccccccacccctatgcccccgcaaaaaaaaagaagtgattctAAAAACTGTGGTTTTCCTCCGAACTTGGCCGCCTTCGGCCCTGGGCAGCACTTCGTTATACCggggaggaggtgagagaggagaGCGCTGGGggctttctctcccttctcctttcttgGCGGGTCGGAGAATCTTGGGAGCCGAGCCGCACACCAGAAGCGGCTAGTCCGGCTTCACCCTCAAGggtggtccctggcccagggccaggAGCCTCGAGTTAGTTAGAAGCTGGTATTTGGTACCAGAAGCACTTACTATCGAGTCCCATCTCCATATCTGGATAAACCCACAACTTTTTGAGAACTGTTTGCCGTTCCTCCTTGTGGCTCCTATTGGTTTGGGGGTTGTGGTTTTCTAATAAATCTATCGGTGTTCCTTTTTCAACAGTACCAGCAAGCTTTATAGACGGTCAGAATAGAACCACTTGTGAATTGGAATAACCTGAAACTGTTGACTTTGGGTGCCGatgtttttctagtttctttaaaatagactctcccttcccctccctatTCTTTCTATCTCTGAGCACAAAGTGATTTGGCTTCTTAGCTGATTGGGGGCAGTCATTTTGGTACCTGAGGGTTGGACAGAACTCAAAGGACGTTGCTGTGAAGATGGTTTGGGTTATTTGGGAGTTGTGTtggctttttaatgtttttcctttcttgaatGTGTAAATATCATATCAATAATGAGGTAAGTGTGCGCTGCTAAGCTGTTTGCTCACGTGACTGCCAGCCCCACCGGAGTCTAAGCTGGGTTTCCTTTCTATCAGTTTCTTTTTGCCAGTTTAACACAAATGACAAACTCCTCTGTGTGCATCCTGCCCCCGTGCAAACCACCTGGGCGCTACCAGTGTTGCGATATGGGCTTCACAGCATCTGCCACGTAACATTCCTCCTCTGATCACTGCCCCTTGCAGAGAGTGtatcatctgttttatttttgtaaaaagaaaaaaaagtgctaaataatatttattacttgtttggttgcaaaaatgaaataaatgatcgAGTGgtgagattttaaataaaatttaaagtaagtCAGGTGTTTTCCAGCCTTGTGGATGAGAGGAGGTGCAGCGCTCCATCCATTGGGGCGGGTTGGGGACAGTTCTGCTGTTTTCATCCTAGagaattctttttctctccccctgACAAACATACATTCTCTTTAAAACACGTTCAGAGCACATCCTCCAGGTGCTTCTTACAACtcacttgttatttttattttctgacgCCTTATCCGAaactcctttttccttccctcgAGGATTATGTTAATTGAAAGTGAAATTTTTCCTCTGTGTGCGCAGAATTTGGGGCCTCCAGGGTGAGACCCTTGCCTTTGGCCTCGGGTCCCCGGCAGGGCTGAAGGTCCCCTGCGCTGCTGCGATTTCACTTTCTTCTCTGAGACGGTCGCCCAGCCACATCCAGCTCCTGGGCTGCTCTAGGCTTCTACTGCGGACTAGCCTCGCGGGGGGCCCGGACCTGAAGCGTCCCAGTGTTCCCAGCAGAACGCTGCGGGAGCTTTTGGCGCGGGATCCACTAACCCTTCGTTCCCTTTCCCGCCCTAAGCACGACCCTCCCCCTAGCGCCCACCCCGGCCTTGAACGGCAAAATGTCAGGTGCCCGGGAACAGCCCTGGAGCAGCAAGATTGTCCCGAGCcccgctttgacccctagctcttCCCCCAGCCACCTCTGTTTGCTGCCCGCTACTGAGTTCCTCGCAATCCTACACTGCCATGCAAATTTAGGATGCGGCTCTTCAGAGAGAGTCtgggtaaaaattaaaaagcttcggCCTTTCCCGATCAAGGCGGAGGACAGACCATTTTGCAATCTTTCAGCGCCCCGGCTAATAGAAGAATGCGCGTCCTTGAAAGCCACGAAGTGCCGACGCTGTGGACCAGGTCCCCGGCCCCGGGCCCTCTCGCCGACGACGTTTATGGGGGCCACCGGCGGAAGGCCCTTGCGCCTAGGGCACTTGGAGCGGAGAAGCTTTCCCAGGTTGGAACCCCTTTTCTTGAGGTCGTCTCAGAGCCAGGCCCCTGAGGACTCCCCTCGCCCAAGAGTGAGAGTGGCTCCATCCCGTGGCTCCGGGACAGGTGCTTCCGGGTCATCCAGCGGCGAGTGCCGTCGGGCTGCTGGGCTAAACAGCCGGCGCCCGGGGATCGGGCTCTGTAGGCCAGGGACCGGCTTCGGCTTCTTACTGAAGGCTGTGAGAGGCCGAGGTTCCGCGGACGGAACAGGGAACAAGAGCCTAAGCCGCACCGCGCGAATCCAAGAAAAGGATAGAGCAGGATCAAGTAGCTTTTATTTCAAAATCCCATTTGAAACGAAATTTCTTAAGAATTCAAAACTGGGTCCTGTTCCAGCCTGCAGACACAGAGCACCCCGCGAGGTTCAGGGGCGGTGAGTgcgtgctggggcggggggcgctcCATTGCAGTCCCGGCTTCCTTCACCCACCACCTCCAGGCTTGGCGTGTGCAGGCGCCGGCTCCGGGCTTGCCCCCTGTATGCATAGAGGGGCAGTTGCTGAAAGGAAATAAATCGTTtttcccccaacccccatgcCCAAGCTCTCGGCCCTCGTCCAGCCGCCAGTCAGGCTAGACCTGGGCCTCCAAAGACAGACGGCCTGGATCCAGCCAGGCTCCGGTCCCTCCCCGGAGCCACCCGCTTAGACCTTGCGCCGAGCCAGGGATCTGGGCCACCACGTGTGAGAGCGGAATATCCTCCGTCGCCAAGGAGGCGCACGGGAGCGCGCCCAGACGCCTGGGGCAGGTGGCTCCTTGCAGAGAGTCGTCCTAGATTGGCCAGGATGGGGTGAGCGGTGCCTGGGTGGGCTGCTCAGGCCAAGGTTGGGCTTCAGAAGTAGAACagggggaaaagggaaaagatgCTAGGCCACCGCCCGACTTTCAAggacgccccccgccccccgcacctctgagagaggggggagggagaaggcagagctAAACACAGTCCTGGAGCCACTGGGTTTGCAGGACGCACGACACTGGCTGGATGGGTCCTCTTCCTGGAAGCATTAGTCCAGATGTGTCTCCTGTGTTGGTCCACCACtcagcttccccacccccatgcgGCCTCTCCAATTTTCGGCTCTCAGCCCAGGGGCAAAGAGACTTCTGTCACCAGCCTCCAAGGTCTTGAGATTCTCCTCAACCTCCaacccccgctccccccccccccccaaaaaaaaaatggcttcctCCATGGCCTCTGTCTGCCCTGCACTCCATTACTGGGCAGGGGATGCAAGAAATGCTGATTTCCTGGGTTCTGTGTTGGAGGGCACACCGGAACCCCTAGGACGCTGTCCTGCGATGTCAGAACCCAGGAGTTGGAACTCCCTGGAACAGGCAGTGAAACAGGGGGCCATGCAAACCCTCACAGCAAAGTGCATCTCAGTTGAGGGATGTGCTGCTGAGACCCGAGGTGTCATACTCCCAGCGATGATGGCTGGAGGAAGAGCTGAATATTATGGGCAAGCATGGTGATCTAGGGCCGGGGCAGCACAGCACGAAAGACTTGTCCTTCTCCTTCCCAGAATGAAACCAGGGGAAAGCCTGGGGCTGGGAGACTGGACTTTCCAGCCCCACTCATCACTCTCAGTGCTGAAGAGCTGTCTATATGCCTCCCTTTAGGGCAGAACCCACCTGGCCATCTGCCTAAACTACTCTtaagtaggagtttccattgtgactcagtggtaacaaaccccactagtatccataaggacatgagttctatccctggccccacttagtgggttaaggatccagcattgccatgagctgcggtttatgtcacagatgcagttcagatcccacatagctgtggctgtggtgtagactggcagctgtagctctgattcgacccctagcctgggaacttccatatgccaagggtgcagccctaaagagacaaaaaaacaaaaaaaaacccaaaacccctaCTATGAAGTAAACACCTTGTGCCCCCTTGAAGTTAATCTATGGCAAAAGATTCTCCCTCTACAagcctttccccccccccccacaccacagccacagcaacttgggatctg
Coding sequences:
- the OLIG2 gene encoding oligodendrocyte transcription factor 2; amino-acid sequence: MDSDASLVSSRPSSPDPDDLFLPARSKGSGGSGFTGGTVSSSTPSDCPPELSTELRGAMGAAGGHPGDKLGGGGFKSSSSSTSSSTSSAAASSTKKDKKQMTEPELQQLRLKINSRERKRMHDLNIAMDGLREVMPYAHGPSVRKLSKIATLLLARNYILMLTNSLEEMKRLVSEIYGGHHAGFHPSACGGLAHSAPLPAATAHPAAAAHAAHHPAVHHPILPPAAAAAAAAAAAAAVSSASLPGSGLSSVGSIRPPHGLLKSPSAASAAPLGGGGGSSGGSGGFQHWGGMPCPCSMCQVPPPHHHVSAMGAGSLPRLTSDAK